Proteins from one Malania oleifera isolate guangnan ecotype guangnan chromosome 4, ASM2987363v1, whole genome shotgun sequence genomic window:
- the LOC131154483 gene encoding receptor-like protein kinase FERONIA: MNTLLPIHLLCFLCLCTNFKSSISYTPLENIAINCGSSSASAAAQDGRTWTGDNSSELISSEHLKSSSTSKASTQDYAPQIPYMTARISHSKFTYSFAVASGPKFLRLHFHPASYSALNASKSSFSVSVNDRYTLLHNFSALLTAQFLNQSYFSREFCINVETESRLKITFAPSAGSFAFVNGIEVVSMPKNLYLHARKILIVGETQELPIDNSTALEMVYRLNVDGQAISPANDTGMFRTWSEDAGFVLDTSASQDPYHITIDIEFNKVANYTAPEILYRTARSMGMKGAINQKYNLTWLFPSDSGFYYFVRLHFCEIAPEITGINQRVFEIFLNNQTADDNMDIMVYAEAIGVPIYRDFIVMVPESGSGGGKRDLWLSLHPSVGTKPNYSDALLNGLEIFKINNSDGNLAGLNPDPVLDPDSDPIKPSIQLPKPPRKIRIPLVIGAAVLGAVIAVLTILSYFIFWRTTAKGSNSSRTSWLCPLSESGSESRKKKSAPSDLCRYFSLAEIKSATDDFSDAFVIGAGGFGKVYEGQIDGGATTVAIKRLSASSRQGAHEFRTEIEMLSQLRHLHLVSLIGYCAEQQEMILVYDHMARGTLRHHLYQTNNPPLPWVQRLKICIGAARGLHYLHTGAKHPIIHRDVKTTNILLDDKWVAKVSDFGLSKMGPTDMSHTHVSTEVKGSFGYLDPEYFMRQQLTPKSDVYSFGVVLFEVLCAKSPMTTNLGKDEVCMSEWARAHHESGELDQIADPHLRDEIAPECLRKYGEIAYKCLMDRGIERPSMADVLWNLECALQIQEGGVRDGTDGGDEVNVSPGDLAVGLSGSIFSEIISPRGR; the protein is encoded by the coding sequence ATGAACACCCTCCTCCCCATCCACCTCCTCTGTTTTCTCTGCCTCTGCACCAATTTCAAATCCTCCATCTCCTACACCCCGTTGGAGAACATAGCCATAAACTGCGGCAGCAGCTCCGCCAGCGCCGCCGCTCAAGATGGCCGGACCTGGACAGGAGATAACTCGTCCGAACTCATATCCTCAGAGCATCTCAAATCTTCTTCCACCTCCAAAGCCTCCACTCAAGACTACGCCCCACAGATTCCTTATATGACAGCTCGCATCTCCCACTCCAAATTCACTTATTCTTTCGCGGTCGCCAGCGGCCCCAAATTCCTTCGCCTCCATTTCCACCCTGCTTCTTACTCTGCCCTTAACGCCTCCAAATCCTCCTTCTCTGTTTCCGTCAACGATCGGTACACTCTCCTTCATAACTTCAGCGCTTTGCTCACTGCCCAATTTCTCAATCAATCTTATTTTTCCAGAGAATTCTGCATCAACGTCGAGACAGAGTCGAGACTGAAGATAACCTTTGCTCCCTCTGCGGGTTCTTTCGCATTTGTCAATGGGATCGAGGTTGTCTCGATGCCAAAGAATCTCTACTTACATGCTCGGAAAATTCTCATCGTCGGAGAAACCCAAGAATTGCCTATTGATAATTCTACGGCGCTGGAAATGGTTTACCGGTTAAACGTTGACGGGCAAGCCATATCTCCTGCGAACGACACGGGAATGTTCCGGACTTGGTCCGAAGACGCTGGATTCGTCTTGGACACATCAGCCAGCCAAGACCCATATCATATAACAATCGATATTGAATTCAACAAAGTTGCAAACTATACGGCGCCGGAGATCCTGTACCGCACTGCACGATCAATGGGTATGAAAGGCGCAATCAACCAGAAGTACAATCTTACTTGGCTGTTCCCCTCCGATTCGGGATTCTACTACTTCGTTAGGCTCCATTTCTGCGAGATTGCGCCGGAGATTACAGGGATTAACCAAAGGGTGTTCGAAATTTTCCTCAACAATCAAACGGCTGACGATAACATGGACATAATGGTTTACGCAGAAGCAATTGGGGTTCCAATTTACAGAGATTTCATCGTGATGGTTCCTGAGTCAGGATCTGGAGGAGGAAAGCGAGATCTCTGGCTCTCGCTTCATCCCAGCGTCGGAACCAAACCCAACTACAGCGATGCTCTGTTAAACGGGTTGGAGATATTCAAAATCAACAACAGTGATGGTAATCTCGCGGGTCTCAATCCGGACCCAGTACTAGACCCGGATTCGGATCCAATTAAACCATCTATTCAATTACCCAAGCCCCCAAGGAAGATCCGAATACCGCTGGTAATAGGAGCAGCAGTCCTGGGGGCGGTTATCGCTGTACTTACGATTCTATCTTATTTCATTTTCTGGCGGACGACGGCGAAGGGCTCCAACTCTTCGAGAACGTCGTGGTTGTGTCCGTTGTCGGAATCCGGGTCGGAGTCGAGGAAGAAGAAATCTGCCCCGTCGGATCTCTGCCGGTACTTCTCGCTGGCAGAGATCAAGTCCGCCACGGACGACTTCAGCGACGCTTTCGTGATCGGCGCCGGCGGGTTCGGGAAAGTGTACGAGGGGCAGATCGACGGCGGAGCAACGACGGTCGCGATCAAGCGGCTGAGCGCGTCGTCCCGGCAGGGGGCCCACGAGTTCCGCACCGAAATCGAGATGCTCTCACAACTCCGCCACCTCCACCTAGTGTCGCTGATCGGGTACTGCGCGGAGCAGCAAGAGATGATCCTGGTCTACGATCACATGGCCCGGGGCACTCTCCGCCATCATCTCTACCAAACCAACAATCCCCCGCTCCCGTGGGTCCAGAGACTGAAGATCTGCATCGGCGCGGCGCGCGGCCTCCACTATCTTCATACAGGCGCGAAGCACCCGATCATCCACAGGGACGTGAAGACCACCAATATTTTACTAGATGACAAGTGGGTGGCCAAGGTGTCTGACTTCGGTCTATCGAAGATGGGGCCCACTGACATGTCACACACCCACGTCAGCACGGAGGTGAAGGGCAGTTTCGGGTATTTGGACCCGGAGTACTTCATGCGTCAGCAGCTGACGCCGAAGTCCGATGTGTACTCCTTCGGTGTCGTGTTGTTCGAGGTTTTGTGCGCAAAATCGCCGATGACGACGAACTTGGGGAAGGACGAGGTGTGCATGTCGGAATGGGCCCGGGCCCACCACGAGAGTGGGGAGCTAGATCAGATCGCTGATCCGCATCTGAGGGACGAGATTGCGCCGGAGTGTTTGAGGAAGTACGGGGAGATCGCGTACAAGTGCTTGATGGATCGGGGAATCGAACGGCCTTCGATGGCCGACGTGTTGTGGAACCTGGAGTGTGCGCTGCAGATTCAGGAGGGTGGAGTCAGGGATGGAACGGACGGTGGTGATGAGGTAAACGTGTCGCCGGGGGATTTGGCGGTGGGGCTCTCTGGGTCCATATTCTCGGAGATCATCAGCCCCAGAGGACGGTGA